The following proteins are encoded in a genomic region of Oncorhynchus keta strain PuntledgeMale-10-30-2019 unplaced genomic scaffold, Oket_V2 Un_contig_14708_pilon_pilon, whole genome shotgun sequence:
- the LOC127918723 gene encoding uncharacterized protein LOC127918723: MPFGTLQRSEQHNDLTAVRIEIQHNDLTAVRIEIQHNDLTAVRIEIQHNDLTAVRIEIQHNDLTAVRIEIQHNDLTAVRIEIQHNDLTAVRIEIQHNDLTAVRIEIQHNDLTAVRIEIQHNDLTAVRIEIQHNDLTAVRIEIQHNDLTAVRIEIQHNDLTAVRIEIQHNDLTAVRIEIQHNDLTAVRIEIQHNDLTAVRIEIQHNDLTAVRIEIQHNDLTAVRIEIQHNDLTAVRIEIQHNDLTAVRIEIQHNDLTAVRIEIQHNDLTAVRIVIHTMT; this comes from the exons atgccatttgggacgctacAGAGATCTGAACAGCACAATGACCTGACGGCAGTACGGATAGAGATACAGCACAATGACCTGACGGCAGTACGGATAGAGATACAACACAATGACCTGACGGCAGTACGGATAGAGATACAACACAATGAC CTGACGGCAGTACGGATAGAGATACAACACAATGACCTGACGGCAGTACGGATAGAGATACAACACAATGACCTGACGGCAGTACGGATAGAGATACAGCACAATGACCTGACGGCAGTACGGATAGAGATACAACACAATGACCTGACGGCAGTACGGATAGAGATACAGCACAATGACCTGACGGCAGTACGGATAGAGATACAGCACAATGACCTGACGGCAGTACGGATAGAGATACAGCACAATGACCTGACGGCAGTACGGATAGAGATACAGCACAATGACCTGACGGCAGTACGGATAGAGATACAGCACAATGACCTGACGGCAGTACGGATAGAGATACAGCACAATGACCTGACGGCAGTACGGATAGAGATACAACACAATGACCTGACGGCAGTACGGATAGAGATACAACACAATGAC CTGACGGCAGTACGGATAGAGATACAACACAATGACCTGACGGCAGTACGGATAGAGATACAACACAATGACCTGACGGCAGTACGGATAGAGATACAGCACAATGACCTGACGGCAGTACGGATAGAGATACAGCACAATGACCTGACGGCAGTACGGATAGAGATACAGCACAATGACCTGACGGCAGTACGGATAGAGATACAACACAATGACCTGACGGCAGTACGGATAGTGATACACACAATGACCTGA